The following are encoded together in the Lathyrus oleraceus cultivar Zhongwan6 chromosome 3, CAAS_Psat_ZW6_1.0, whole genome shotgun sequence genome:
- the LOC127130263 gene encoding uncharacterized protein LOC127130263, translating to MDVVEANQASIREEMDMMNGKIEQLLEDMMSMERKEDNPHIIVDTKNIVSQLGSSSLRIPEVNNPEFGLPLGHIPPEGVTNPPPIRISVVNLATQDPYAPSIRQRSLYNEEDPQDAYSMPPQMTQMAPTIGPLSDPTTERLHALEEKFKPMEMHNTPCLDVMDMCLVLGLVIPQKFKVLDFDKYKWDSYPLTRLGAYCRKMAMYADNDKLLIHYFHNSLNEESLEGYMQLEQSHVQSWRNLGEAFLKHYQYNKDFIPNRTQLQDMSQKSN from the coding sequence ATGGATGTAGTTGAAGCAAATCAGGCTTCTATAAGGGAAGAAATGGACATGATGAATGGGAAGATAGAACAACTCTTAGAGGACATGATGTCCATGGAAAGAAAAGAAGACAATCCCCATATAATAGTTGATACCAAAAACATTGTATCCCAATTGGGCTCTTCTTCACTCCGTATTCCTGAAGTGAATAATCCTGAATTTGGACTACCCCTAGGGCATATTCCTCCTGAAGGAGTTACTAATCCTCCACCTATCAGGATCTCTGTGGTAAATTTGGCTACCCAAGATCCTTATGCTCCCTCGATAAGGCAACGATCCCTATATAATGAAGAGGATCCACAAGATGCTTACAGTATGCCTCCTCAGATGACTCAGATGGCACCTACTATTGGTCCCTTGTCTGATCCTACTACCGAGAGGTTGCATGCTCTCGAGGAAAAATTCAAACCGATGGAAATGCACAACACTCCATGCCTTGATGTTATGGACATGTGTTTAGTTTTAGGATTGGTTATTCCCCAAAAGTTCAAAGTACTagactttgacaagtacaaaTGGGATAGCTATCCTTTAACTCGCCTAGGGGCATACTGTCGTAAGATGGCGATGTATGCAGACAATGACAAGCTATTAATTCATTACTTCCATAATAGCCTCAATGAGGAATCTTTGGAAGGGTACATGCAGCTTGAGCAGAGCCACGTCCAGTCTTGGAGGAACCTTGGTGAGGCGTTCCTCAAACACTATCAATATAATAAGGATTTCATTCCAAATCGAACTCAATTACAAGATATGTCACAAAAGAGTAATTAG